A genomic stretch from Helianthus annuus cultivar XRQ/B chromosome 1, HanXRQr2.0-SUNRISE, whole genome shotgun sequence includes:
- the LOC110927200 gene encoding uncharacterized protein LOC110927200, with the protein MVNDALLAKWVWRYRVEEENIWRRVVTTCHGRSRKWSSLPSNPALSRVWKNIMSMEFKVLVEGKRIHNHIKGVLGDGSEGEEDIKNWKWTRPPSSPDEVSELGNCSVQLGGIFTASVKDKWMWKPDVSGQFSTKLFTRIALGTLNEEDLYPTKSCGWVPAKCNILIWRAALDRIPTRQALVRRNIAVESYVCALCGEVTETVDHIFTACSISLKVWNRSCVWAKLPPFFAFSFKDILDYHKSVGGDKKTKELVCGLVVVAVWCIWKARNEKIFADGRGDSEEILGSLDHLDFFLVKM; encoded by the exons ATGGTGAATGACGCTCTCCTAGCGAAGTGGGTGTGGAGATATAGGGTGGAAGAGGAGAATATTTGGAGAAGAGTCGTTACGACTTGTCATGGTAGGAGCAGAAAATGGTCGAGTTTACCATCCAACCCGGCTTTGTCTAGGGTGTGGAAAAACATTATGAGTATGGAGTTCAAAGTTTTGGTTGAGGGTAAGAGGATTCACAACCATATTAAAGGGGTTTTGGGCGATGGAT CGGAGGGAGAAGAAGATATCAAAAACTGGAAGTGGACTAGACCTCCGTCATCCCCGGATGAAGTTTCAGAGCTGGGTAACTGTTCGGTTCAGCTGGGCGGTATTTTTACAGCTTCAGTGAAGGATAAATGGATGTGGAAGCCAGATGTTTCGGGTCAGTTCTCTACTAAATTGTTTACAAGGATTGCTTTGGGTACTTTGAACGAGGAAGACTTGTATCCGACGAAGAGTTGCGGATGGGTTCCAGCTAAGTGCAATATCTTAATTTGGAGGGCGGCGCTCGATCGTATTCCGACTAGACAAGCTCTCGTCAGGAGAAATATTGCGGTTGAATCATATGTTTGCGCTCTTTGCGGGGAAGTGACAGAAACCGTAGATCATATTTTCACGGCTTGCAGTATATCGCTAAAAGTATGGAATCGGTCATGCGTTTGGGCTAAGCTTCCGCCGTTTTTTGCTTTTTCTTTCAAGGACATTCTCGACTATCATAAAAGTGTAGGTGGGGATAAGAAGACTAAAGAGTTAGTCTGTGGGCTTGTTGTCGTGGCAGTTTGGTGTATATGGAAAGCTAGGAATGAAAAGATTTTCGCAGACGGAAGAGGCGACAGTGAGGAAATTTTGGGGAGTTTAGATCACTTGGATTTTTTTTTAGTTAAAATGTAG